In Bradyrhizobium sp. WD16, the genomic stretch AGGCCCCACAGCGCGGCCAGATTCAGGCTTTCGTGGAATTCGCCTTCGGCGACGGCGCCGTCGCCGAAGAAGCAGGCGGTGACGATGCCGGCGCCGCGCATGTGGTCGGCAAGGGCAAGGCCGACCGCCAGCGGCAGTCCGCCGCCGACGATGGCATTGCCGCCGTAGAAATTCTTTGCGCGGTCGAACAGGTGCATGGAGCCGCCGCGGCCGTGGCTGCAGCCTTCCTGCTTGCCGAACATCTCGGCCAGCGCCGCGGTCATCGGCACGCCGCGGACCAGCGCCTGGCCGTGCTCGCGATAGGTGGCGACGATCCGGTCGCGGCTTTCCAGCACCGGGATGACCCCGACGGCAACTGCCTCCTCGCCGTCATAGAGGTGCAGGAAGCCCCGGATCTTCTCCTGCGTGTAGAGTTCGGCGCATTTGTCCTCGAAGCGGCGGATCCGGATCATCTGCCGCAAGAGTTCCAGCATGTGCTCGCGCGACAGGCGCGGCTTGTCGGCGGCGATAGTCATCGCTCCTCGCTTTCCAGCGTCGAGATGTCGCCCTCCGGCAGGCCGAGCTCACGCGCCTTGAGCAGGCGGCGCATGATCTTGCCGCTGCGGGTCTTCGGCAGATTCTGCCGGAACGCGATGTCCTTCGGCGCCACCGCCGGACCGAGCCGCCGCCGGGCGTGGCCGAGCAGCTCCTTGCGCAGCGCCTCGCTCGCCTCGAATCCGTTCTTGAGTGCAACATAGGCCTTCACGAGCTCGCCGACGGTCGGCTCGGGAATGCCGATCACGCCGGCCTCGGCAACGGAGGGATGCTCCATCAAGGCGCTCTCCACCTCGAACGGACCGATGAGATGGCCGGCGCTCTTGATGACGTCGTCGCTGCGGCCGACGAACCAATAATAGCCCTCGTCGTCGCGCAACGCGAGATCGCCGGTGAGATACCAGCCGCCGGCGAAGCACTTGCGGTAGCGTTCCTCCTCGTTGAGATAGGCCCGCATCATCGACGGCCAGCCGGGACGCAGCGCCAGTTCGCCCATGGCCATCGGCTTGTCGACCTCACGCACCGCGCCGCCCTCGAGGCGCTCGACAATGCCGGCGACGATGCCCGGCAGCGGCCGGCCCATGGAGCCCGGCTTGACGTCCATGGCGCGGTAATTGGAGATCATGATGCCGCCGGTTTCGGTCTGCCACCAGTTGTCGTGGAACGGCTTGCCGAAGGCGGAAGCGCCCCACGCCACGGCCTCCGGGTTGAGGGGCTCGCCGACGCTCGCCATCAGCCGCAGGGCGGAGAGATCGAAGCGCCTGGTGATCTCGGCGCCAGCCTTCATCAGCATGCGGATGGCGGTCGGTGCGGTGTACCAGACCGTGACCTTCTGATCCTGCAGGATGCGGTACCAGCGCTCGACCTCGAATTCGGCGTGGTCGACGATCATGGCGGCGCCGTTGGTCAGCGGCGAGATGATGCCGTACGAGGTGCCCGTCACCCAGCCGGGATCGGCGGTGCACCAGAACACGTCGTCCGGGCGAAGATCGAGCGCGAGGCGCCCGGTGATGTGATGGGCGACGACGGCGTCGTGGACATGGACGGCGCCCTTCGGGCGTCCGGTGGTGCCGCTGGTGAAATGCAGCAGCGCCGTATCCTCCGCTCCGGTCCATACCGTCTCGAACCTGTCCGGCACGTCCGCCAGCGCCGCGGCGAGATCGATGGTGTCCGGCGGCGGCGTCGATGACGCATCGATCAGGAAGACATGTTTGAGACCGGCGAGTTCCTTTCGCCACGGCTCGACCTTGCGCCGATAGAACGCTTCCGTGGTGATCAGCGCGCTGGCTCCGCCGATGGTCATGCGCGCCTTGATCGGCTCCGGTCCGAAGGCCGAGAACAGCGGCGAGAACACGCTGCCGTTCTTCAGCGTGCCGAGCGCGGCAATATAGAGCTCCGGCACGCGGCCGAGCAGCGAGAAGACGCGATCGCCCTTGACCACCCCTCGCCGGGCGAGCACGCCGGCGAAGCGGTTGGCCGCGGCGCCGAGCGCGGCGTAGCTATAGTCGCGAATCTCGCCGTCGCGCCCGATCCAGCGCAGCGCCAGCCTCTCGCCGCGTCCGGCGAGGACATGACGATCGACCGCCTCATGAGCGATGTTGAGCCCGTCGCCCGGCAGGCCGTCAAGCAGCGCGCGCGCCTGGGCCCAGGAAAAGGTCCGCGCGGCCTCGTCGTAGTCGGGAAGATTGGCGCCGAGACGATCCTCGGGGCGCTTGCGGATACGCTCCCACTCCATCGCCGACCTCATGGCTCCACGTCGGCGACACGGTACCGGCGAAGGCTCAGACAAACTTGACGTGGGTCAACTTCGCGCCCTGCCGGCACGCTGCACCGCAGCGCAATCAGCCGGGACACGGTCGCCCGGTGCGTTCAGCGCCATTTGTTTCGACCCGCGACCCGCATTGGGGCCGCATCGGCGCGGCACCTTGGAGCTTGATCAAGATCAGACCCGATCGCCGCGACTGCGGGAAGCTTGTGCTTGTTCCGCAGCCCTGCAGCAAGCGAGGGGGGAATGGAACAGTCCCTGGCCAACGTCTCCCGCCGCGTCTGGGAGATGAAATATCGCTACACCGACGACAAGGCCGACGAGGCCACGATCGCCGACAGCTGGCGGCGCATCGGCCGCGCCCTCGCCGCTGTCGAGACCGCCGATGCGCCGAGCTGGCAGGCGCGCTTCGAGGGCATTCTGCAGGATTTCAGGTTTCTTCCCGGCGGGAGGATCCAGGCCGGCGCCGGCGTGCGACGCGACGTGACGCTGTTCAATTGCTTCGTCATGGGGCCGATCGAAGACTCCATTCCCGGCATCTTCCGCGCGCTGGAGGAGGCCGCAGTCACGATGCAGAAGGGCGGCGGCATCGGCATCGACTTTTCGACGCTGCGTCCGCGCGGCACGCGCGCCCGCGACACCGGCACCGTCGCCTCGGGCCCTCTTCCCTTCATGCAGATCTGGGACGCCATGTGCGGCACCATTCTGTCCACCGGCGCCCGCCGCGGCGCCATGATGGCAACGCTGCGATGCGACCATCCGGACATCGGCGAATTCGTCGACGCCAAACGGCAGGCCGGCCAGCTGCGGCGCTTCAATCTGTCGGTCCTGGTGTCCGACGCCTTCATGGCGGCGGTGCGCGGCGACGCCGAATGGCTGCTGGTGTTTCCGGCCACAGCCTTCGCGGGCAGCGGCGAGACGCTGGACCGCCAATGGTCCGGCGCCAGGGAGCCGGTGCCGTGCCGCGTGGTCCGGCGCGTTGCGGCCCGCGACCTGTGGCGGGCCATCCTGCGCGCCGCCTATGACGTCGCCGAGCCGGGCGTGCTGTTCATCGACCGCATCAACCGCGCCAACAATCTCAATTACCGGGAGGAGATCAGCGCCACCAATCCCTGCGGTGAAATTCCCCTGCCGGCCTATGGCGCCTGCGATCTCGGTTCGATCAATCTGACACGCTTGGTGCGCGCGCCCTTCACGCCGCAGGCCCGGATCGATGCGCAGAAACTCGCCGAGACGGCAACGCTCGCGGTGCGGCTGCTGGACAACGTGATCGATGCCTCGCGCTTCCCCCTGCCGCAGCAGGCGGAGCGCGCCCGCGGCTCGCGCCGCATCGGCCTCGGCATCACCGGTCTCGCCGACGCCCTGGTAATGCTCGGATTGACCTATGGAGACGATGTTGCGCTGGAATTCGCAAGGGATTTGATGCGCACGATCTGTCACAGCGCCTATCGCGCCTCCATCGCGCTGGCCCGGGAAAAAGGGAGTTTTCCTCAATTCGAGCGCGACAGATATCTTCAGGGCGAATTCATCCGGAGCCTGCCCGGCGACATCCGCGACGGCATCGCCCGGCACGGCATCCGCAACAGCCACCTGCTGGCCATCGCGCCGACCGACACCATCAGCCTGCTGGCGGGAAATGTCTCGAGCGGGCTGGAACCGATCTTCGCCCCGTCCTACCGGCGCCAGCTGCTCGAAGCCGACGGGAGGTTGACCGAATACGAGCTGACCGATTATGCGCTGACCTTGTGGCGCGCCACCGCCGGTACCGAAACTGGGCAACCGGATCATTTCGTCACGACCGGCGGCCTCAGCCCGCGCGCGCATCTCGACACCCAGGCCGCGCTGCAGCCTTTCGTCGACAACTCCATCTCCAAGACCATCAACATTCCCGAAAGCTGCCCTTTCGCGGACTTCGAGACCGTTTACGACCTCGCCTATGACCTGAAGCTGAAGGGCTGCACCACCTTCCGTCCCAATCCTGTCACCGGCAGCGTCCTGAGCGAGACGGGCGCCGGTGACAACGCGCCGCATTGTTGCGTGCTCGAACGCGAGGCGGACTGAGGCGGCGATGACGGAGAGCAACGACAGTGCGCCTGACCTATCGCGCGACGAGGCTCCGTCGGTCCGCGTCTTTGTCGCGCTGAAAATCCATGAAGCCATCGCGCGCGATCTCGCCGTCGTCGCCCGGGAACTCGACGATCCCGCCGTTCGCCGCATTGCCATCGAGGACATTCACCTCACTCTGGTGCCGCCCTGGGCGGAACCGGCGCCGGCCAAGGCGATCGAGACTCTGGCGAGCGTCGCCGGCCGCTTCGGTCCCTTCCCGCTCGCCATCGAACACGTCGGCTACGGCCCCCAGCGCCGCGAGCCGAGGCTGCTCTGGGCCGACTGCGCCGACACCGAAGCGCTGGCATCGCTGCGGGCGGCGCTGCTCGCCGCCTTCGGCGGGAGTGACGACAGACCGTTCCGGCCGCACATCACCCTGGTGCGCATCCGCGGCAACGGCCGCGCCGTCGCGAAGCGCCATCCGCTCGACCGACGGCTGGCGCTGACGCAACAGATCAATTCGGTCGAACTGTTTCAGTCGCCTGCTCCTGGAGCGCACGGCTACAAGGTGCTGGCATCAGCGGCCTTGAGCAGTCAGGCCTTGCGGCTGTAGGCTCGCGCAGGAGCGAAGTCAGCCGTCCTTCGAGCTTTTGATCGGCATCAAGGCCCGCGACCGGTCCATACGAAAAATGGAACCGAGGCACATAGCCGGGACGCCGCTCCGGAGGACGTCAGCCATGGAACGCTATCCTGTCGATCTTGATCCCGGACAGGTCGTTCGCTGGATCAAGGCCGAATGCGAGGCCACACCTCTGGCCTTCCGCACGAGCGTGCGCTGCATGCGGGAAATGCGAACGCTGAACGGCAACGACGGCGTCGCACTGGACGACGAGGACCGCGGGGATCTCAGCGAGGTCGCCACCATCATCACACTCGAGATCGCGCCCGTGCACGCGAGAGACGGCTGGACGCTCAGCGTCGTTGTCGAGGACGAGCTCGGTCATCACTCGCTCGGCACCGGCACCATTGGCGAGGAAGTCCAGCTCGATCCGGACTATTTCTACCGCATGTTCATCCGGCGCGGCCGGGGCAACGCCATCGTCTCCGCCGAGGTCGACGATCCCTCGGCCCGGCAGCGGCTGAACTGGCTGTTGCACCTGATCGAGACCGACCACCATGCGCCCGACGGCCATGCGCCGCCCACGCGCAAGCGGAAGGCCGGATGAAGGTTCTGACGGAGAATTCGCCGGCGAATGGCCCCCGGCCAGCGTCCGATCGATTGCTATCGATCTGCCCGATTATCAGACCCCAAGCGAAACACGCGCGGAGAGTGAAGTTGTCCGCAGAAGTCGATAGGAGCCAGTCGTGAGTATAACCAGCGTCACCGCGCTCGATCACACCATTCAGAAAACCAATGTCTGGCTGCGTGATATCTCCGAGGAACTAAGCCTGGAGGACCGCCACCGCGCCTACGAGGCCTTGCGCGCCGTGCTCCACGCGATGCGCGACCGGCTGCCCCCGGACGTCGCGGTGCATTTCGGCGCCCAGCTCCCCATTCTGGTGCGCGGCATCTATTACGAAGGCTGGCACATGGCCGGAACGCCGACGAGGGAGCGCACCGTCCAGCACTTCGTTGACCGCGTGATCGCCAGCCTGCCTCCTGCCTTTCCGCTCGATCCGCTCGCCGTGACCCGCGGGGTATTCGAGGTGCTTTGGGAGCGGCTCGATCCGGACGCCTTCGACAAGCTGATGGAACATCTGCCGGAGCCGATCAGGACTTTGCGCACCGGCCCTCGCGCCTGACCGCCCAACTCCCTCCAACCTGCCGCAGATTGTCGATGCTTGATCGGGATCAACACGGGCGTTTCGCTTCTGTCTTGAAATAATAGTCGGTCGCGCCGAGGCGACGTGTGTCGCGCTCCGGTTCCGTCCGGCGATCGACATGGACAGATGGAGGCGACGATGAGCGCAACCGGCGTCACTGCCCTGGATCACAGCATTCAGCAAACCAATGTCTGGCTCAAGAGCGTCTGCGACGAACTCGACCTCGAGGATCGGCATGACGCCTACAGCGCGCTGCGCGCCGTGCTCCATGTGCTACGCGACCGCCTGCCGCCGGAGGTCGCGACCCATTTCGGCGCCCAGCTGCCGATGGTGCTGCGCGGGCTCTTTTACGAAGGCTGGCATATGGCGGGAACGCCGACGAGGGAGCGCACCGTCGCGCAGTTCGCCGACCGCGTGCTGGCGCAGCTGCCGGCCGGCTTCCCGCTCGATCCGGTGACCGTGACCAGCGGGGTTTTCGAGATCCTGTGGCAACGGCTCGATCCCGGCGCCTTCAGCAAACTCATCGAGCTCCTGCCCGAGGAGATCCGGACGATGGCGGGGCGATGAGGCCGCCATCAGCGGCCCTTCCGGCTTGATCCTCGTCAAGCGCGCGGTCGTTCGTCTCGGCCACAATTCTTGATCGAGCGGCAATGAGGGAGGCGCCACGGTCGGCGCGGCGGTTCAATCGTGTCTGACAGGCCATCACCGCCCGCCACCGCGCTACAGATGGCGGGCCGCCAGCGCGACATCTCCGTGTCCGAGTTCTTTCTCAAGAACCGGCATCTGCTCGGCTTCGACACTCCGGCCAAGGCCCTCGTCACCGCCGTCAAGGAGGCGGTGGACAATGCGCTCGATGCCTGCGAGGAGGCCGGCATCCTACCCGAGATCCGCGTCGAAGTCAGCGAACGGGGCGGCCATGCCCGCGTCGCCGTCGAGGACAACGGCCCCGGCATTGTCGAAAACCAGATCGCCCGGATCTTCGGCAAGCTGCTCTACGGCTCGAAATTCCACAAGCTCAGCCAGTCGCGCGGCCAGCAGGGCATGGGCATCTCGGCCGCTGGCATGTACGGCCAGCTCACCCTTGGCAAGCCGCTGCACATCATCAGCCGCGTCAAGGGCGACAAGCTCGCCTCCGAGATGACGGTGTCGATCGACACCGCCCGGAACCAGCCCGACATCCACAGGAAGGCGCACCGGACGTGGGACCGGCCCCACGGCACACGGGTCGAGATGGAGATGGAAGGCCACCATCAGCTGGGGCCGCATTCGGTCGAGGTCTATCTCAAGGAGACCGCCATCGCCAATCCGCACCTCGCCATCACCTATCGTGACCCGCGGGGCGCAGAGATCCGCTTCGAGCGCAGCACGAAGACGCTGCCGCCGCGTCCGGCGGAGATCAAGCCACACCCCTACGGCATCGAACTCGGCCGCCTGATCCAGATGCTTGAGAATTCGAAGAGCCGCACGCTGCTGCGCTTCCTCGTCGACGAGTTCTCCTGCGTCGGCAAGACGACCGCGGGCAGGATCATCGCCCTCGCCGCCAGGATGTCGGATCGCAGGCTCAGCGACCGTTCGCACCCCAGACACATCGCCCATGTCCAGGCGACGGCGCTGCACAAGGCGATCCAGAAAACCAAGATCCTGGCGCCGCGCACCGACTGCATCGTTCCGATCGGCGAGCAGCAACTGCTCGACGGACTGCACAAGGAAATCGCTGCGAAATTCTACACCGTCACGACGCGGCCGGCCGCGGCCTATCGCGGCAATCCGTTCCAGGTGGAAGTCGCCATCGCCTATGGCCGCCCCGACGACAACACCGTCGAAGTCGACGCCACCGGCCGCCTGCACAGGACGCAAAATGCCGAGCCGCATGCGGCGGAGAACCTGATCGCGCCCAAGGATGAGCCGGTGCGGCTGTTGCGCTTCGCCAACCGCGTGCCATTGCTCTATCAGCAATCGAGTTGCGCCATCACCAAGGCGATGATCCAGACCAACTGGCGCGGCTATGGCCTGCACCAGCCGAAAGGCGCCCTGCCGGTCGCCCCGATGGCAATCCTGGTCCACGTCGCTTCGGTGTGGGTGCCCTACACCTCGGAATCCAAGGAGGCGATCGAGCCCTATCCGGAGATCCTGAAGGAAATCAGGCTTGGCCTGCAGCACTGCGCCCGCCAGCTCGCGCACTATCTGCGCCACGAGAGCCAGCTCACGGCAGAATTCGACCGCCGGACCTATATCGAGACCTATCTGCCGCATATCGGCGCCGCCCTGCAGGAGATCCTCGGCTTGAGTGACGCCGAACGCGACACCACCCTGCACCGGCTCGACGACGTGCTTCACGTCAGCCGCAGACCGCTACGGGCCGCCTCATGAGCGCGAACGATGCCGACAAGCCGCGCGAAGCGCTCGCCAGCAAGACCATCGCCCTGATCGAATCGATCGCGCGTGCGGTGCGCGCCCGGATCGACAACGGCGAGCTGCCGCAGATTGAATTTCCGGTCCGCGGCCTCGACAATGTCACCTATGATGCCGGCAAAGGCTGGTTCGAGCTCGGCGACGCGAGGAAGCTGCGCACCTTGACGGTGACCGCGGCGCGCTCCTTCGCCCAGACTTTGCGCATGATGGCGACCTCGCGCACCATGGTCGCCCACGACGACTTCGCCACCAAGCGCGAGGTCTACTACATCAGCAAGAACTGGGGCGCCTGCCGCTTCGAGGAGCAGACCGAATCCGATGCCATCATGGACGACATCGAGGCCCTTGCCTCGATGCACGGCCTCTCCCGCGAGCAGTTGCGCTTCTATCCGGAATCCCACGGCGGCGCAGTCGCCGGCCGGCTTACCGTAATCGACAGAAATCCAGCAACCGGAGAAACCATCGAAATCGACTGCACCAGGCTCGGCAGCGGCGCCTACAGCATTCCAAGGTCAGCCGAACATCTCGCCTTCCGCACCGATGCGAAGTTCATCCTCGCCATCGAGACCGGCGGCATGTTCCAGCGCCTCAATCACCACCGTTTCTGGGACAAGGCGAGCTGCATCATCGTCGAGATGGGCGGGGTGCCGACCCGCGCCACGCGGCGCTTCGTCCGCCTCCTCGCGGATCACAAGGAGCTGCCGGTCTACTGCTTCGTCGATTGCGACCCTTACGGTTTCACCAACATCTATCGCACGCTGAAGGTGGGCTCCGGCAACGCCGCCCACGTCAACCGCTTCCTCTGCGTGCCGCAGGCGCGCTTTCTCGGCGTCACGCCGCAGGACATCGTCGATTTCGGCCTCGAGGACGCCACCCACAAGCTGACCGAGACCGACATCAAGCGCGCCGAGGACGCGCTCAAGAACGACCCCTTCATCTCGGCCCACCCGCAATGGATCGCCGCGATCCGGCAGCAGCTGGCCATGGGCGTGCGGGCCGAACAGCAGGCCCTGGCGAAATGGGGGCTCAACTACGTCATCGACGAATACCTGCCGAAGAAGCTGGCGAAGCCGGAGAGCTTTTTGCCGTAGGGCCGCGCTGCTCGCCTCAACCGCCGTGCTGGCACAATCCTCCGGCGGCGGGAGCGGCGGAACCAGCGGCGCCGCCGCGGGACCGCGCTGTCACCCAAGGCTCTGCCAACAGCGATACGGCCGCGAACCAGGCCGACGAAACCGTCAGGACGGAGGAGCGGCGGCTCGACGCCAAGGTCAAGAACATCTGCCGGGGCTGCTGAAGGGCCGCCGGCCTGCGATCGTCGTCTTGATGCCCGGACGCCGCCGGCGGAACTTGCCCGCGGGGGCAGCGTTGAGGCACCATGAGGATGACCGCCATGGACCAGGACCGCATTCAAGACGCCATTCACGATCTCGACGCTCGGCCCGAGCACCTGCTCGCCCATGCCCGCGAGGTCACCAAGGAGGCGCGGCACATGCCGCGCGGCGCGCGCCGCGACCAGATGCGCCGCGTAGCCCGGGTCTATCACCTGCTCGCCCGCCAGAGCGGCTGGATCAGCCCGTTGGAATATTGGGAGGATTACCGCATCGCCCGCCGCGCCGAATTGCAGCTCAAGGCCAACCGCGATCACTGGCAGGGCTGAACCGCCGCCGAGCCTGCTCCACCGGACTGACGAGAGACGCCGCGCTAGTGTGGCGTCTCGCAATTGCCTACCGCCTTCGCGGCAACCCTCTCGTAGGCAATTGCGAGACATAAGCCACACTAGCACTTTGATTTTGCTAGTGTCCTTATGTCTCCGAATGACCGTGCGAGCATGAGGCAAAGGGAGCGGTCATTCGGAGACAGGACACTAGTGTGGCGTCTCGCAATTGCCTGCCGCCTTTGCGGCCAGTCTCTCGTAGGCAATTGCGAGACATAAGCCACACTAGTCGCCCGATTCATTCAGATTGAAGGGTAAAGGTGCTTGAGTTTGATGCGAGCATTGGGAGTTGTGAAGTGCCAGTTTGCCTTGGTGTGGTTGGCATTGCGGTCTTTCTCCCAGGCGGCGATTTCCTCGGCGAGGGTCTGTTTGTCGGGAATCCGTCGATCGAGGCATTGGGACGATAGGACGCCGAGTTCGGACTCGGCGAGATCAAGCCAACTGCCGTGCTTTGGTGTGTAATGCCATTCAAAGCGCTCGACCAGCCGCCTGGCCTCAGGGGCCGGAAAGGCTTCATAGAGTGACGCCTTGCTGTGGATGTTGAGATTGTCCTGGATCAGAACGATGGTCTTGGCGCCGGCGAAGTGGACATCGGCCAAGTCCTTCAGGACGTGAGCATAATCCACGGCGGTATGGCGATCGGTGACTTTGACATGGCGCCAGCCTTCGAGCGGAGCAAACATCATGAAGAGATTGGCGGTGCCGTTGCGTTTGTACTCGTAATCGCAACGAGCCGGGCGCCCAC encodes the following:
- the pdhA gene encoding pyruvate dehydrogenase (acetyl-transferring) E1 component subunit alpha, which produces MTIAADKPRLSREHMLELLRQMIRIRRFEDKCAELYTQEKIRGFLHLYDGEEAVAVGVIPVLESRDRIVATYREHGQALVRGVPMTAALAEMFGKQEGCSHGRGGSMHLFDRAKNFYGGNAIVGGGLPLAVGLALADHMRGAGIVTACFFGDGAVAEGEFHESLNLAALWGLPVLFVCENNLYAMGTALALSESETDLQRKAACYRIAAEAVDGMDVVAVEAAARRAVHQVRETGKPYFLECRTYRLRAHSMFDAQLYRDKAEVETWRQKDPILRLTTWLESNHLIHADELARIEAGVAAEIADAVAFAEAASWEPIGQLTRFTYAEPVATANR
- a CDS encoding DUF2267 domain-containing protein, translated to MSATGVTALDHSIQQTNVWLKSVCDELDLEDRHDAYSALRAVLHVLRDRLPPEVATHFGAQLPMVLRGLFYEGWHMAGTPTRERTVAQFADRVLAQLPAGFPLDPVTVTSGVFEILWQRLDPGAFSKLIELLPEEIRTMAGR
- a CDS encoding DNA topoisomerase IV subunit A codes for the protein MSANDADKPREALASKTIALIESIARAVRARIDNGELPQIEFPVRGLDNVTYDAGKGWFELGDARKLRTLTVTAARSFAQTLRMMATSRTMVAHDDFATKREVYYISKNWGACRFEEQTESDAIMDDIEALASMHGLSREQLRFYPESHGGAVAGRLTVIDRNPATGETIEIDCTRLGSGAYSIPRSAEHLAFRTDAKFILAIETGGMFQRLNHHRFWDKASCIIVEMGGVPTRATRRFVRLLADHKELPVYCFVDCDPYGFTNIYRTLKVGSGNAAHVNRFLCVPQARFLGVTPQDIVDFGLEDATHKLTETDIKRAEDALKNDPFISAHPQWIAAIRQQLAMGVRAEQQALAKWGLNYVIDEYLPKKLAKPESFLP
- a CDS encoding DUF2267 domain-containing protein; the protein is MSITSVTALDHTIQKTNVWLRDISEELSLEDRHRAYEALRAVLHAMRDRLPPDVAVHFGAQLPILVRGIYYEGWHMAGTPTRERTVQHFVDRVIASLPPAFPLDPLAVTRGVFEVLWERLDPDAFDKLMEHLPEPIRTLRTGPRA
- a CDS encoding DNA topoisomerase VI subunit B, with amino-acid sequence MSDRPSPPATALQMAGRQRDISVSEFFLKNRHLLGFDTPAKALVTAVKEAVDNALDACEEAGILPEIRVEVSERGGHARVAVEDNGPGIVENQIARIFGKLLYGSKFHKLSQSRGQQGMGISAAGMYGQLTLGKPLHIISRVKGDKLASEMTVSIDTARNQPDIHRKAHRTWDRPHGTRVEMEMEGHHQLGPHSVEVYLKETAIANPHLAITYRDPRGAEIRFERSTKTLPPRPAEIKPHPYGIELGRLIQMLENSKSRTLLRFLVDEFSCVGKTTAGRIIALAARMSDRRLSDRSHPRHIAHVQATALHKAIQKTKILAPRTDCIVPIGEQQLLDGLHKEIAAKFYTVTTRPAAAYRGNPFQVEVAIAYGRPDDNTVEVDATGRLHRTQNAEPHAAENLIAPKDEPVRLLRFANRVPLLYQQSSCAITKAMIQTNWRGYGLHQPKGALPVAPMAILVHVASVWVPYTSESKEAIEPYPEILKEIRLGLQHCARQLAHYLRHESQLTAEFDRRTYIETYLPHIGAALQEILGLSDAERDTTLHRLDDVLHVSRRPLRAAS
- a CDS encoding 2'-5' RNA ligase family protein, whose product is MTESNDSAPDLSRDEAPSVRVFVALKIHEAIARDLAVVARELDDPAVRRIAIEDIHLTLVPPWAEPAPAKAIETLASVAGRFGPFPLAIEHVGYGPQRREPRLLWADCADTEALASLRAALLAAFGGSDDRPFRPHITLVRIRGNGRAVAKRHPLDRRLALTQQINSVELFQSPAPGAHGYKVLASAALSSQALRL
- a CDS encoding adenosylcobalamin-dependent ribonucleoside-diphosphate reductase: MEQSLANVSRRVWEMKYRYTDDKADEATIADSWRRIGRALAAVETADAPSWQARFEGILQDFRFLPGGRIQAGAGVRRDVTLFNCFVMGPIEDSIPGIFRALEEAAVTMQKGGGIGIDFSTLRPRGTRARDTGTVASGPLPFMQIWDAMCGTILSTGARRGAMMATLRCDHPDIGEFVDAKRQAGQLRRFNLSVLVSDAFMAAVRGDAEWLLVFPATAFAGSGETLDRQWSGAREPVPCRVVRRVAARDLWRAILRAAYDVAEPGVLFIDRINRANNLNYREEISATNPCGEIPLPAYGACDLGSINLTRLVRAPFTPQARIDAQKLAETATLAVRLLDNVIDASRFPLPQQAERARGSRRIGLGITGLADALVMLGLTYGDDVALEFARDLMRTICHSAYRASIALAREKGSFPQFERDRYLQGEFIRSLPGDIRDGIARHGIRNSHLLAIAPTDTISLLAGNVSSGLEPIFAPSYRRQLLEADGRLTEYELTDYALTLWRATAGTETGQPDHFVTTGGLSPRAHLDTQAALQPFVDNSISKTINIPESCPFADFETVYDLAYDLKLKGCTTFRPNPVTGSVLSETGAGDNAPHCCVLEREAD
- the acsA gene encoding acetate--CoA ligase yields the protein MEWERIRKRPEDRLGANLPDYDEAARTFSWAQARALLDGLPGDGLNIAHEAVDRHVLAGRGERLALRWIGRDGEIRDYSYAALGAAANRFAGVLARRGVVKGDRVFSLLGRVPELYIAALGTLKNGSVFSPLFSAFGPEPIKARMTIGGASALITTEAFYRRKVEPWRKELAGLKHVFLIDASSTPPPDTIDLAAALADVPDRFETVWTGAEDTALLHFTSGTTGRPKGAVHVHDAVVAHHITGRLALDLRPDDVFWCTADPGWVTGTSYGIISPLTNGAAMIVDHAEFEVERWYRILQDQKVTVWYTAPTAIRMLMKAGAEITRRFDLSALRLMASVGEPLNPEAVAWGASAFGKPFHDNWWQTETGGIMISNYRAMDVKPGSMGRPLPGIVAGIVERLEGGAVREVDKPMAMGELALRPGWPSMMRAYLNEEERYRKCFAGGWYLTGDLALRDDEGYYWFVGRSDDVIKSAGHLIGPFEVESALMEHPSVAEAGVIGIPEPTVGELVKAYVALKNGFEASEALRKELLGHARRRLGPAVAPKDIAFRQNLPKTRSGKIMRRLLKARELGLPEGDISTLESEER